One part of the Thermococcus radiotolerans genome encodes these proteins:
- a CDS encoding NADH-quinone oxidoreductase subunit C, which produces MDMNEKPKVEEKVEEQKTKEVPEVEAPKLPDTKEGKLVAEVLEKAPYAEGNVRRERRVEFKVPADRIKEFLELASEKFEMLIQISVVDWLKEGEFELVYQLWSVSESVHAFVRTRIPRENAKMPTAMDIWPVAETYEREAHEFFGIIFEGNPRLGPFILEPREYEKHPLRKDFNTLGYVKTIYGEDFDRYDESKTNYVI; this is translated from the coding sequence ATGGATATGAACGAGAAGCCCAAGGTCGAGGAGAAGGTTGAGGAGCAGAAAACCAAGGAGGTTCCGGAAGTGGAGGCTCCAAAGCTCCCCGACACCAAGGAGGGGAAGCTGGTCGCGGAGGTGCTTGAGAAGGCACCCTACGCCGAGGGCAACGTCAGGCGCGAGAGGCGCGTTGAGTTCAAAGTCCCCGCGGACAGGATAAAGGAGTTCCTCGAGCTCGCGAGTGAGAAGTTCGAGATGCTCATTCAGATAAGCGTCGTCGACTGGCTCAAGGAGGGTGAGTTCGAGCTAGTCTATCAGCTCTGGAGCGTCAGTGAAAGCGTCCACGCCTTCGTGAGGACGAGGATACCCAGGGAGAACGCAAAGATGCCCACCGCGATGGACATCTGGCCGGTTGCCGAGACCTACGAGAGGGAGGCACACGAGTTCTTCGGCATAATATTCGAGGGCAACCCGAGGCTCGGTCCGTTCATCCTCGAGCCGAGGGAGTACGAGAAGCACCCGCTCAGAAAGGACTTCAACACGCTCGGCTACGTCAAGACGATCTACGGCGAGGATTTCGACAGATACGACGAGAGCAAGACCAATTACGTGATATGA
- a CDS encoding NuoB/complex I 20 kDa subunit family protein, which yields MSERKNDDFISYELQEFKLFEPLFKWARKKSLWIVAFCTGCGGIEMPPLATARYDFERFGIMPNPAPRMGDLFLITGYVTPKTLKRIIITYEMMQDPKYVLMHGSCPINGGVYWDSYNVVKQLDKYLPVDVAIAGCMPRAEAVMDGIMEIMRKIEDGTADGWKRYRENYEYYRKNQDELFGEGWREKDARRWLAWI from the coding sequence ATGAGCGAGAGAAAGAATGACGATTTCATAAGCTACGAGCTCCAGGAGTTCAAGCTCTTCGAGCCCCTGTTCAAGTGGGCCAGGAAGAAGAGCCTCTGGATAGTGGCCTTCTGTACAGGCTGTGGCGGTATCGAGATGCCGCCGCTGGCCACCGCCAGGTACGACTTCGAGCGCTTCGGAATAATGCCAAACCCGGCACCGAGGATGGGTGACCTCTTCCTCATCACGGGCTACGTCACCCCGAAGACTCTCAAGAGGATAATCATAACCTACGAGATGATGCAGGACCCCAAGTACGTATTGATGCACGGCTCATGCCCGATAAACGGCGGAGTCTACTGGGACTCTTACAATGTCGTCAAGCAACTCGACAAGTACCTGCCGGTCGACGTGGCCATAGCCGGCTGCATGCCTAGGGCCGAGGCAGTCATGGACGGAATAATGGAGATAATGCGCAAGATAGAGGACGGAACCGCCGACGGCTGGAAGCGCTATAGGGAGAACTACGAGTACTACAGGAAGAATCAGGACGAGCTGTTTGGAGAAGGATGGCGCGAGAAGGACGCCAGGAGGTGGCTGGCATGGATATGA
- a CDS encoding NADH-quinone oxidoreductase subunit D, with amino-acid sequence MANLEVPKELKEEAKAHDMYLHPIDKDTYELFFGPQHMATENFSIILKMDGSRIEKAIVNPGFLHRGFEKLAEQRPYFTNIALLLRICVPESDVPENIYSMAVDEIVGWEVPERAQWIRTVVLEMARMSAWMFWIMGFGNEIGLYTAGQWAAAYRERFMRLFEELTGGRVYHIYTVPGGVRRDIPSDKWLRQLRDTVEYLKGKMKDFDEILFDNYITFERTEGVGVMDKRFALKHAVTGPNLRAVGVPYDVRKDDPYLFYPELEFEVPVLREGDSLARVLVRRYEMEQDLYILEQLLDMGPPSGPYMVKDARLKALPRFKPPKGDAYAHVESTKGDFGAYVVSDGTHKPYRVHVRGPSQSHGVTVLEELLRGARLADVPVILKTLDNCPPDIDR; translated from the coding sequence ATGGCGAATTTGGAAGTCCCGAAGGAACTTAAGGAAGAGGCAAAGGCCCACGACATGTACCTTCACCCCATAGACAAGGACACCTACGAGCTGTTCTTCGGTCCGCAGCACATGGCCACCGAGAACTTCAGCATAATCCTGAAAATGGACGGAAGCAGAATTGAGAAGGCCATAGTCAACCCCGGATTCCTCCACCGCGGTTTCGAGAAGCTCGCAGAGCAGAGGCCCTACTTCACCAACATCGCCCTGCTCCTCCGTATATGTGTTCCCGAGAGCGACGTGCCGGAGAACATCTACTCCATGGCGGTTGACGAGATAGTCGGCTGGGAGGTTCCGGAGAGGGCCCAGTGGATAAGGACGGTAGTCCTCGAGATGGCCAGGATGAGCGCATGGATGTTCTGGATTATGGGCTTTGGAAACGAGATAGGTCTCTACACAGCGGGCCAGTGGGCTGCTGCCTACCGTGAGAGGTTCATGCGCCTCTTCGAGGAGCTCACGGGAGGAAGGGTTTATCACATCTACACCGTGCCCGGAGGAGTCAGGAGGGACATACCCAGCGACAAGTGGCTCCGCCAGCTCAGGGACACCGTCGAGTACCTCAAGGGCAAGATGAAGGACTTCGACGAGATACTCTTCGACAACTACATCACCTTCGAGAGGACTGAGGGAGTCGGTGTAATGGACAAGCGCTTTGCACTCAAGCACGCCGTCACCGGTCCGAACCTCAGAGCTGTTGGCGTTCCCTACGACGTCAGGAAGGACGACCCGTACCTGTTCTACCCGGAGCTGGAGTTCGAGGTTCCAGTCCTGAGGGAGGGCGACAGCTTGGCCAGGGTCCTCGTCAGGAGGTACGAGATGGAGCAGGATCTCTACATCCTCGAGCAGCTCCTCGACATGGGGCCGCCGAGCGGACCGTACATGGTCAAGGATGCCAGGCTCAAGGCCCTACCGAGATTCAAACCGCCGAAGGGAGACGCCTACGCCCACGTTGAGAGCACGAAGGGAGACTTTGGCGCCTACGTCGTCAGCGACGGAACCCACAAGCCCTACCGCGTCCACGTCAGGGGCCCGAGCCAGAGCCACGGTGTTACCGTGCTTGAAGAACTCCTAAGGGGAGCCCGCCTTGCGGACGTGCCGGTCATCCTGAAGACCCTTGACAACTGCCCGCCGGACATAGACAGGTGA